Proteins from a single region of Sesamum indicum cultivar Zhongzhi No. 13 linkage group LG5, S_indicum_v1.0, whole genome shotgun sequence:
- the LOC105162242 gene encoding arogenate dehydrogenase 2, chloroplastic-like, which translates to MSSFSSLQPTTTPPPPAATRTSLLPYHCAHQLSFSSFPAQRLHSGRRHRFRVRAIDAAQPYDYEAHLVNRFTQSTKLKIAIVGFGNFGQFLAKAFVRQGHTVYAHSRSNYQSIAQSLGAAFFSDLHDLCEQHPDVILICTSIISTESVLRAMPLQRLRRNTLFVDVLSVKEFPKNIFIQHLPNHFDILCTHPMFGPESGKHSWQNLPFVFDKVRIGDEESRVARVEAFLDIFKKEGCTMVEMTCAEHDKYAAGSQFITHTMGRILEKLELESTPINTKGYETLLNLVENTASDSFDLYYGLFMYNKNAMEQLERLDLAFEALKKELFGHLHEVLRKQLFGKAEEGGFRRPMLAKLPKNGTPLLPPQSETLSNKSN; encoded by the coding sequence ATGAGTTCCTTCTCCTCCCTTCAACCCACCACCACGCCGCCGCCGCCCGCCGCCACGCGCACCTCCCTCCTTCCTTACCACTGTGCCCACCAATTGTCTTTCTCTTCCTTTCCAGCCCAGCGACTCCATTCCGGCCGCCGTCACCGCTTCCGGGTCCGCGCAATTGATGCCGCTCAGCCCTATGACTATGAGGCCCACCTCGTCAACCGCTTCACTCAATCCACCAAGTTGAAAATCGCTATTGTTGGGTTTGGGAACTTCGGTCAATTCCTGGCGAAGGCGTTCGTTCGCCAGGGACACACGGTTTACGCGCATTCGCGATCTAATTACCAGTCTATCGCTCAATCGCTCGGCGCCGCCTTCTTCTCCGATCTCCACGACCTCTGCGAGCAGCACCCGGACGTCATCCTCATTTGTACGTCTATCATTTCGACTGAATCAGTGCTCAGAGCTATGCCCCTCCAGCGCTTAAGGAGGAACACGCTGTTTGTTGATGTTCTGTCGGTCAAAGAATTCCCGaagaatattttcattcaacatCTTCCCAACCATTTCGATATTCTCTGCACTCACCCGATGTTCGGGCCGGAGAGTGGGAAACACAGCTGGCAGAATTTGCCCTTTGTGTTTGATAAAGTGAGGATTGGGGATGAGGAGTCGAGGGTCGCCAGGGTAGAGGCTTTCTTGGATATTTTCAAGAAGGAAGGGTGTACTATGGTGGAGATGACTTGTGCCGAGCACGATAAGTACGCAGCGGGATCGCAGTTTATTACACACACGATGGGTAGGATCCTTGAGAAGTTGGAGTTGGAGAGTACTCCGATTAATACCAAGGGGTACGAGACTTTGTTGAATTTGGTGGAGAATACGGCTAGTGATAGTTTTGACCTGTATTATGGGCTTTTTATGTATAACAAGAATGCGATGGAGCAGCTGGAAAGGTTGGATTTGGCATTTGAGGCGTTGAAGAAGGAGTTATTTGGACACTTGCATGAGGTATTGAGGAAGCAGTTGTTTGGGAAGGCAGAGGAGGGAGGCTTTCGGAGGCCCATGCTGGCTAAATTGCCGAAGAATGGGACTCCATTGTTGCCACCTCAATCAGAGACTTTGAGCAACAAGAGCAATTAG